DNA sequence from the Chitinophagaceae bacterium genome:
CTTTTCCTACTCTATTTACAGATATCACGGGTATTCCATTTGCTATCGCATGCGACCTTTGAATAGTTATCCACGCTTCCTGCTGTCTTTTTTGTTCTTCTAAAGAATCATTTTTATCCCATCCTATTGCTGTTGGATAAATAAGCATATCTGCACCTGCAAGGGTCATCAAACGTGCCGCTTCAGGATACCATTGGTCCCAACAGATGAGAACTCCTAAATTACCTACGGAAGTTTTTATGGGAGTAAAACCCGTATCACCTGGTGTAAAGTAAAATTTCTCATAAAAACCAGGATCATCGGGTATATGCATCTTTCTGTAAATTCCTTGTATCTCTCCCGTCTTTTCTAATACTACTGCGGTGTTATGGTATAATCCCGGCGCTCTTTTTTCAAATAAAGAAAGGACTATCACTATGGATAATTCCTTTGCTACTTTGCCAAAGAGAGTGGTAGAAGCACCAGGTATCGTCTCCGCAAGTGAAAAATATCGGACATCTTCACACTGACAAAAATATCTACTATTATGTAACTCTGATAAAATCACTAATTCCGCTCCTTCGGATGCACATTGTCTTATTTTTTTTATTACAGATGTAGTATTTGTAGATGTATCTTGTGCAAAAAAAGTTTGTACAGTTCCTATTTTCATTGTTTTTAAAATTTATTGTGAATTTAAAAAAAGAAGGATTTCTTTGATAAACTCTTCAGGTTTAGTCGCATGAATCCAATGGTCTGCTCCCTCTATTGTCTTAATAGTAGCGTCTAAAAACATTGTTTGTATATGAGCAATATCCTCATCTCGGACATAATCAGAAAGTTCTCCCCTCAAAAAAAGAGTAGGATTGGGAAAAGGACCAGAGAATGGTAATGCTGCGGACATATTGTCTAAATGTTTTTCTAATGCTTCTATATTTAATTTCCATTGAAAACGATTTTCTTTGAAATATATATTTTTTAAAAGAAATTGCCTCACTTTTACATCAAAAAGAAAGCGGGACAGAATATCATCTGCTGTTTTTCGGGAATCTAATGTCTGTAAATCAATACTTTTCAGAGCATCAATGGTAGCATAGTGCTGTATTGCATATTTTCTCGGGGTCATATCCACCACTATCAGCTTATCTAATAGTTTTGGAAAGTCAAGAGCAAATCGCATAGCCACCTTTCCACCCATAGAATGTCCAATTATATGAGGAAAAGAAATACTCTGATCAGATATTAAACGAAAAATATCCCCTGCCATAGATTCTATGGTATGTTCGGTATGATGAAAAGATTGCCCATGGTTTCTCATATCGGGAATTATGAGTTGATAGTTATGATCTAACAATGGCTTTGTGACCGTGAGCCAATTATCAGAAGATCCAAACAGACCATGCAGAATAATAATAGGTTTACCCGTTCCTATACTTCTAAAAAAAAGAGGTTCCATTGGTGTAGTTTATTTTTGAAGTTGATTTAAATAGAGAGCGATAGTATTTTCTAATCCCAAATACAAGGCATCACAGATAAGCGCATGCCCTATAGAAACTTCCTGTATAAAAGGTATCTCAGTTACTAAAAAATGAAGGTTTTGCAGATTCAAATCATGCCCCGCATTGATTTGAATTCCTAATTTCTTTGCCATTTCCGATGCAACTTTATAAGGTTTTATAGCATTGTATTTATCTTGGATAAAAAAATGAGCATATCTTTCTGTATATAGCTCTATTCTATCTGTTCCAATCGCCGCAGCTCCTTTTACCATTGTTTCTAAGGGATCTACAAAGAGGGAAGTTCTGATTTTTGCATCTTTCAAACGAGTAATGATAGGAATTAAAAACTCTTTATTCTCAAGAGTATCCCAACCTGCATTGGAAGTAATAGCATCGGGGGGGTCAGGTACCAATGTCACCTGATGGGGCTTTACTTGTAGCACCAAATCCAAAAATCTCTCACTCGGATACCCTTCAATATTAAATTCAATCCTCGTATGTTTTTGTAATTCTAACACATCAGAATACCGAATATGCCTTTCATCTGGACGGGGATGCACAGTAATACCATCTGCTCCAAATCTTTCACAATCTCTGGCTACTGCTATGAGGTCAGGATTATTTCCCCCTCTTGCATTTCTTAAAGTTGCTATTTTATTGATATTTACACTGAGCTTAGTCATATAATTATTATGTGAAATGAATGAAATAATACATAAATAGTGTCTGCAAAAAAAATCTTATTTTTGATTCTGTACCGAAAAGTTCTTTTTGATACACCTGTAATTTTGTAATTATTTGATTATCAATAAGTTTAACACTCAATATTTGTATAAAAAGGAATTTTCGGACACTCTCTTTTATTATAAAAAAACTCTAAAAAATATGAATAAAATTTAAAAATGAAGAGTTTTCTTGCGGATACTATATAACAAAATAAGAACGTTGTGTGAGCTTATATACATAATTTTTTAGCCACCTTTAAAAAATATCTGTAAAAAGAGATATATAATACAATCTCCCTGGTATGTTGGGTATATACAGAGGATCTTTATAGTCAAATATATTTTCTACTCCTGCTTGTATTTTTATGTATTTGTTTATGCGTTGAGATGCCGAAAAATTGGTAAGAAAATATGCTTTTACAAAAATATCATAATTATCTAACACTCCATTTCCTGTGATATCGGAGGTAGGGATAGTTCTACCAGCTATATTTCCTTGCAGAGGGGGTATTCCATATTTACCTCTGAAAAGAAATCTAAGAGAAACATCTGTTTTTGTTTTTTTATTTTCATATACCATTTTGATATTTCCTTGATGCCGAGATCTATTGTAAAGCCCCCAGTAGTCATTTGTTTGTAATTGTGCAACTGCTTTGGTTTCAGGTATTCTGTAATAGATTTCTTTATTTTCTATTTTTTGTAAGACATTTTTATCTTTGGCAATGAGGAGTTGGTATCCCGCTGATATTTGAAAATTTTTGAAGAAAGAGTATTGGGTATTTATTTCTATGCCTTGTGTGTATACTTTTGAGATGTTATTGTAAGTATAGATAGGGTGTGCGTCTTTGGTATAGGCGATGATTTGCGTTTCTATAAGATTATGGAGGTCATTGTGAAAGAAATGTGCATCTATGGAAATTTTTTGGTTGGGTTTGAGGGTTATTCCCGCATTAAAGGCGTAAGATTGCTCGGGTTTCAGGTCTTGGAGCAGAGCAATATCGTAAAAAAATTGACTTATTTGCCCTTTAGATTGGAGGTCTTGGAGTATTTCTGAGGCTACCTGTGTTCCTAATATGCTGTATCCCGCCGCCATATTATTAAAATTGAAGTAGGTTTGTCGGAAGTCGGGTGCTTTAAATCCTACACCAAAGGAAGCTTTTATGCTTATTTTTTTGTGTAGTTGTATTTGAGAGGATATTTTTGGGCTTAGTTGCCCTCTGTAGAGAGAGTTGTGGTCATATCGGAGTCCGAATACCAATTTCCAAGGAACAAAAGGATCCCATTCGTGTTGGATGAATATATAAGAAGTTTCTTGGGTCTTATTTTCCCCTGCTCCATAGCGTGAAGTTTGCACTATCTCACTTACATTGCCTGCCCCGAGAGTGGTAGTATGTTTTTTATTAAAAAAATATTCTGCATTTACTTCTGGGCGAATAAAATATTGAGAAAAGGCATCTTCGTAAAAAGAGGTTCTCTGTATATTTCCGGTATCTAATCGAGTGTTGGTTTCATAACGGGTAATATAGAAACGGTAGGTCATTTTGAATAATGAGGTTACATTCCAAAAGAGAGTGGTATTTATATTCACATCATTAATAGTCCCTTTTCCAAAAGAATTTATATTTTTATTCTGTGACACTACACTATAATCGAAAGTTTGCTGTTCAGCGAACCAACGAGCAGAAAGTTTGAATTGTATATTGCGGGCTATTTGATAATTCCATTTGGAAGTTATGGTGTAATTAAAAAAAGGAGATACTGTTTTTCCCAAAGAATCCGCAAAAAGACGGTATCCATTCGTAGAATAGTAGTTTGAGAAGAGAGAAAACGCATGTTTTTTTTTGGTAAATCCCCATTGTCCCGTGATGTCTGCGGTGTTATTGGTACCATATCTTCCATACAAGTGAAGTTGTTTGTTTTGTGGGGATTCGGTGATAATATTTATGACCCCCGCAAGGGCTTCGGATCCATATAAACTGGAGGAGGGACCTTTTATGATTTCTATTTGTTGTATATTTCCTACGGTTACCCTGTTGAGTTCCAATCCTCCCGTGTTTCTCCCAATAAGTGGTTCCCCATCTACTAAAATAAGAGTATAAGCAGGATCCATGCCTTGTATTTGAATTCCATTTCCTTGTCCGTTTACCTGAGGAACTATCACTAAACCTGTTTGTTCTGTTAAAACATCTGTTAATCTCAAGAATCCGTTTTTTTGAATCTGTAATTTTGATATGAGATGCACAGGAATAGTTATGTTATCTATGCTTTTTTCGTTTTTAGTAGCAGTTATAACTACCCCATCTAATTTTTTTGTGTAATTGTTATAAACACTATCTTGTGCTAATACCATTTGTGTGTTTAAAAAAAGAAAAAAAAAGATGAGTTTTTTTTTGAGAAAAGGGAGCATTGTTTTCTTATTATTCATAATAGAGAGTTTTTCTGCAAAATTACACTTATTATTCTATAAAAATAGCCCGATGAGTATAATTTATGCCCCAAAAATAATTATTACATCTACTGAGTATGAATTACATATTTTTCCCATTTTTGTAAGACAGATGCAAAATCATTCGGGATCTCCGATTCAAAAAACATTTTTTCATGGGTAATAGGATGTATAAATCCTAATGTTTTTGCGTGAAGAGATTGACGTGGGATTATTTGAAAGCAGTTCTCCACAAATTGTTTATATTTAGAAAACACGGTTCCCTTTAATATTTCACTCCCTCCATAGAGAGCATCATTAAAAATAGGATGTCCTAAAAACTTGAGATGGGCTCTTATTTGATGGGTTCTCCCTGTTTCTAAATTACATTGTAAGAGAGAAACATACCGAAGGTCTTTCAAAACCTCGTAATGTGTAATGGCTTTTTTTCCAAAATCACCATCAGGAAATGCTGTAGTTATACGTCTATCTTTCATACTACGTCCTAAATGGATATCTATAGTTCCCTTAGGAGTATCGGGAACGCCCCAAACCAAAGCCCAGTAAGTTCTTTCTATTTGATGAGTAAAAAATTGTTTTGCTAAAAAATTCATAGATTCTTCTGTCTTTGCTATCACTAAAAGACCGCTGGTATCTTTATCTATTCTATGGACTAATCCCGGTCTCCCCTCATTATTTTGCATTTGGGGAAGGTTTTGAAAATAATATACTAAAGCATTTACTAATGTTCCGCTCCAATTATTATATGCGGGATGTACTACCATTCCTGCGGGTTTATTAATAATGAGTAGGTATTCGTCTTCATATACAATAGAAAGGGGGATATTTTCGGGGATAACGTCTTTTAATCGGGGTGGTTCAGGAAAAGAAACGGTGATTATATCAGCAGGACGGACTTTGTAATTGGCTTTAATAGGGAATCCATTGACCTTTACAAATTCCGTTTTTATACCATCTTGTACCTTGTTACGTGTCACGTTCTTTAAGCGACCCATCAAGTATTTATCTATTCTTATGGGAGATTGAGATGGATCCACTTTTATAGTGTGATGCACAAATATATCTTCTTTTTCTTCTTCCTCATCTGACAAAAAAATATTTTCCATCTATAGTTAATGATACTAAAAGCAGTTATTTATACACAGAGCATCTATGTGATATGTTGTTTTTTCTAAGAAAATAACTTTTTCATATCCAGCTATAGTATAATGAGTCATGATGGGAGTTTTGCGGGATGGGGTAAATGTTACCTGTAACTTCTTTTCATGTGTGTATAAAAAATTTGTTTTTAAAAAAAGTGCCTCCGCAAAAGTTATTTTTTTGTTTTTTGTGAATTGTAATACCAGTGAACGAAGAGGGAATTCCCTATCTGGTTTTTGTTGATATGTAATAGTATACCCTTCTTTTGTAGATTCTATGAGAGAATCATAATTTCCCAAATACGCGGGTTTATTTATCTGTATATCGTGAAACAGAATAAGCTCTTTTTTCCATTGTTCGGAATGCAAATGGAGTGTTTGTGTGTCTCTCTTATTTTGAAACGTGCTTTTTTTCAAAAATACTTGATTATTCTCATATAAAAGATTCGGTTGTTGTTCTAACAATTCGTGTATATCATAATACATCCTTTGCTTTTTTACTGTTGCATTATCTTTGCAAGCACTCAAGAAAAAGAGAGAGAAGAGAGTTATAAATATACTTGTGTGGGAATGGAAAAAAAAGAATGGTATCAAGGTATGAGGTTTTAGTGTGAAATATGTTTTATGAGGGTAGTAAAAAAAGCAGACAAAAAGTCCGTAGTTTTTTTTGATGATGTGTATATGCTTTTCTACAACCCCAAAGTATTTGTTGGGACTTATTTTTTTATATGAGCATACATTTCTTTTTTCAATGCTTCCATGTCGGCTTGTTTATGGGATGATTTACTATTTATATTAGTAATTAAAAAATATAATGCTTGTTTTGTGTATCCCATATTTTGGGATATTTTAGCACAGAACTCCATTTCTTCGGGAAATAGTATTCCATCTACTTTCATCATCTGTACTAAATTATAGAGCATATTAAATTTTTCATCATCGGATAAATTTACAACATTTTTTGTGTCATCTATTCTATCGAATAGTAGGTTTATTTCCTCGTCGGATAAATTATTTAATTTTCCTAATCGCATAATCATGTCTATTTCTTCCTGGGATATTATTCCGTCAATTTTCGCAAGTTGTATGAGTATATTGATGAAATAATGTGGTTCTTTTATTTTGAGCATATTTAAATAAGGTTTATATTGATATGTATATTGTAATAATGAATAATATATTAATTTCCAAAATCGTCAAATCTAATATTTTCTTTAGGAACTCCCATATCATCTAACATTTTGAGAACAGCACTATTCATCATTGGTGGTCCGCACAGGTAGTATTCTATGTCCTCTACTTCATTGTGTTTAGATAGATAATTATCATACAATACTTTATGTATAAATCCTATATAACCATCGCCTGTTGTATCGTCTAATGATTTTTTTATTTTCCAGTTATCTTCTTCTAATGGTTCAGACAATCCTATATAGAATTTAAAATGAGGAAATTCTTTTTCTATTTTTCTAAAATGTTCTGTATAGAATAGTTCTCTTTTAGATCTTCCACCGTACCAATAAGATACTTTCCTTTTTGTTTTTTCTGTATGAAATAGGTGAAATATATGTGAACGAAGTGGTGCCATTCCTGCTCCTCCACCTACATATACCATTTCTCTTTGTGTTGGTTGTATAAAAAATTCTCCATACGGACCTGATATATCTACTAAATCTCCTGGTTTGCGAGAAAAGATATAAGAAGAGCATATTCCCGGATTTACACCTTTCCAATTATTTGTTGCTCTATCCCAAGGCGGAGTGTTTATTCTGATATTGAGCATTATTTTATTCCCTTCAGCGGGATGATTTGCCATAGAATACGCTCTAAAAAGAGGTTCTTTGTTTGCCATTTTTAAATCCCACATTTTAAATTTATCCCAATCAGATTGGTAGATTTTTGAATCGTGTTTTAAATCGGGATGAGGAGTAATGTCTATGTTTTTAAAATCTACATAAGTAGGAGGAACGTCTATTTGTATATATCCTCCCGATTCAAATTCTAAATGTTCATTTTCAGGGAGTTTTACTACAAATTCTTTAATAAATGTAGAGACATTATAATTAGAGACAACTTCGCATTTCCATTTTTTTATTCCAAAAATTTCTTCAGGAATTTCTATATTGAGGTCATTTTTTACTTTTACTTGGCAGGCAAGTCGCATATGATTTTTTTGTTCAGATCTGCTGAGATGTCCTTGTTCTGTAGGAAGTATATCGCCCCCTCCGTCTAATACTTTACATCTGCACATAGCACAGGTTCCTCCTCCTCCGCATGCGGAAGGCAAGAATATTTTTTGATTTCCTAATGCAGATAGTAAGCTAGACCCTGCTGGCACTACTATTGCTTCTTCTTTTTTCCCATTGATTATAATTTTTACATTTCCTTGTTGTACTAAGTTCGCATGGGCTACTAATAACAATCCTATTAATAAAAGTATGGTTATTGTAAAAGATAAAATAGAGGTTATTATAATAAAAATCATTTTTTTGTAAATAGATTATAGTTTATATGATATTAAGTAACTGTTCTTTTATTTTTTCTACTTCGTCTTTCATTTCTACAACACTATGTTGAATTTTATAATCATTTGCTTTGGAACTCATAGTGTTTATTTCTCTTCCTATTTCTTGGGAGATAAAAGAAAGTTTTTTCCCTTGAGATGTGTTTTGTCCTTGTACCTCTTTAAAAAAATGTATGTGTTGTGATAACCTAGATTTTTCTTCGGTTATATCTAATTTTTCTAAATAATATATCATTTCTTGTTCTAGTCTGTCTTGATTTATTTTTTCTGATGGTATCACTTGGGTTATTTTTTGAGTTATTTTTTGTCTGATATCTTGTAACCGCATTCCATCTAATTTTTCTACATTTTCTAATGCATCATCTATTTTTTGTAAAGATTGATTTATTTTTTCGTTTATAGATGATCCTTCTTTTATTCTGTGTTCTTTGCATTCTTGCAGGGCTTGCTTACATAAAATAAAAAATTCTTCTTTTGGTATTTTTTTTTTATGTTCCGATTCTATAAATTTTATGACATTGGGTAATTTGATTATTTCTGCAAAAACAGGTGTATGTGTTTCGTTTAAAGAGGTCGCTATTGATTTTATATTACTATAATAATATTTAAACAGTTCTTCATCTATTTTTACGTGAGTGCCAATGGGACCTTTTGATGTATAGAATATGTTAAAATGTATTTTTCCTCTTTCTAAAAAAATACTTATAATATTTCTTATTTCTGTTTCATATTCTATAAATTCTGATGGTGTTTTTAACGATATATCCAAGCTTCTCGAATTTATGGTTCTTATTTCTATTTGTATTTTATATTCTTCGGTTTCTTTGAGAGAAGAACCGAATCCGGTCATAGATTCTATCATTCTGAATTATTTTAAGTATTCGTATACTTGATAATGTTCTCCATTCATTCCTATTTTTGTATAAACTTCTTGTGCAGTTTTGTTTGTTTTATTTACGTACAGTCGTATTCCCATAATTTTTGGGTCGTTTTGAATGGTATCTAATAGAAATTGATACATTTTTTTAAAAATTCCTTTTTTTCTATAATGTTTTTTCACATAGAGAGATTGTATCCACCAGACGTTTCCGTTTCTCCAGTCGCTCCATTCAAAAGTAATCAGGAGAGATGCTATTATGGTGTCTTCTAAAACAGTGACGTAATACATTCCTTTTTTAGTATCTTCAAAAACAGATTTTACCCCTCTTTCTACGGTAGTTCTGTCTAGTTTTGTATTTTCTGTTTCTAATGCCATCTGTATTTGAAAATCTACAATATACAAATAATCATTTATTTCCGCTTTTCTCATCAAGAAGTTCATTTTTTCAAAAGATAAAACTGTGATTTTTGGATAAGATAAAAAATCACACTGTTTAAATATAGGGTTTATTTATTCGTCTTTCATTCCTATATATTGTAATATATAGTAAATAAGAGTGGTGAGAGATGCTATAGCGGCTACTACGTATGTCATAGCTGCCCATTTAAGTGCGTCTTTTGCTATTTCGTGTTCTTGAGTAGTTACTATTCCTTTTTGATTAATCCAAGCGAGTGCTCTGCTACTAGCATCAAATTCTACGGGTAATGTTATGAGTGATACGAGTGTCACTATAAAATGGCATCCTATAACAATCAAAAGAATTGTTGGTAAAGAAGACATTCCTGTCAATGCTATTCCTCCAAAAAGAGTCACAAAAAATATTATGTTGAGTATTCTGGCACTTACATTTTGAATGGGAACCATCATAGATCTTATTTGTAAAAAAGAGTAAGCGGTTGCGTGTTGCACTGCATGTCCACATTCGTGAGAGGCTACTGCTGCTGCTGCTACCGAACGACTTTCGTATACATCAAGGCTCAAATTTACAGTTTTATCTAATGGATTATAATGATCGGTGAGCTCCCCTTCTACGCATATAACTTTTACATCGTAGATGCCGTGGTCTATGAGCATTTTTTCTGCTATTTCTTTTCCTGACATATTGGAATAGAGTCGTATTTGAGAATACTCTTTAAATTTATTTTTCAGCTTGTTGCTTACGAGCCAGCTGACTATCATAAAAAAAATTCCTATTATGAATATCATATAATTTTAAGTTTACAGTTTAATGAAATATATTTTTTTTAATTGTTGTTACGATTTTTTTAGATGTGTAGATAATACTTATTTTAATTATACTCATAAATGTATATTACAATTCTTTACCTATTTTTTATTTTTTATATATAATTATAATAATTTTTTTATTCTTTTATAACAAAAAATATAAAAAACATTGTTTTTATACCCAAATTAATTTGCATTTATGAAAAGTAAATTTTTCTAAATCCATCCATTCAGTTATTTTGGAACAAATGAAAATGTAATGTCAACAAACTTTTTAGTTGACATGCATAGTTTTTAATATTTTTGAAAAAGTATAAAAGAGAGCTTCTCTAATATATTCTTTTTTTCTATAGGATCTGTTGTTTATTACTATTTTTCGCATACACTTCCATAATCTTTCTATAGAGGGGTTCTAAAAATGCAAGTCCTAAAACGGTATCCCTTAAAAACCAATACTAACCAACACTTTTTTTGAAGGCATCAATTTTTAGAACTCATCTTTTAAAAATTTTAAATCTTTTTCCGATATAACTATTTTCAATAACGGTTTCATTTTTTAATAAAATATTATTGTATTGTAATTTTTATTATTTTTCAAATTAATTTCTATTTTTTTAATGGAATGAGTATACTTCTTATTTATCCAGGATAAGTATTTTCTATAAAATGTATATCCTCATTTTCGAGTTCTTTCATGAGGGGAGCGTATATTTCTTTTATAGTGGGAATGAATACACCTGTTATATTAATAGTACCTGAAAGGATTAATTTTGCTGTATAGGCAAGTGGGAGACCTACTGTTTTGGACATAGCGGTTTTGAGAGCATTTTCTCCTTTTATTACGAGATGAGAATTGATTTTTTGCATCTTTTGTGAGGCATCTTTGAACTGGAATTTATGAATCATAACTATCATATCTTTTTCATTTGGCAACATGGTCCATTTTTTCATCAATATATGCTCTAATATCTGTGCGGGGCTTCCTCTTTTCAGTCCTATTATTTCATCATCAAAAATACCTATCCATTTTAGTTTATATAACTCTGTTTTTCCTACATATTTAGGCATATAATGGCGTAAACTGGGCGCTCTTTTGTAAAAACCAGATGGGATAAACATATCTAAAAACTGCCCATGTGTTATGTTTTCAATGTCTTCTAATATATAAGAATCATCGGTTAGTCCTAATTGGACGAAAATATTCCATGCTTTACAAAAACCATATCTTCGAAGAGTTCCTCTGTAAATAGTTTTTGCTTCCATTATATTATATTCGGAAAGATATGCGAGAGAATCTCTATTAGCATACCCTTCAAAGGTGCCGTGTTCAGGTATATTTATTATTTCTGTTCTTTCAAACAGGCGATTGTAAGGAATGTATTTTTTCTTATCATTTTTTTGGAAAACAGAAGTTCCTTGCCCTGCAAGGACTACATTTCGGGGATTCCAAGTGAATTTATAATCCCAAGGATTGTTCTTTTCGGCAAGTAAACCCCCTGTAAATGATTCAAAACTGTGAATAGTGCCTCCATCGTTCTTGATTCTATCAATAATACTCATAGCAGATATATGGTCTAAACCAGGATCCAATCCCAATTCCATTATTATACAAGAATTATTTGCCTTCACAATGGGTTCTAAACTTTTTATTTCAGCACTCATATACGAAGCGGTTATAAGCGGGATTCCTTTATTGGCGCATGTCTTTGCTACCAAAATATGAAATTTTACAGGAAGCAGAGAAATAACCAGGTTTGCATCTGAAATCTCAAGTTCCCTTTGTTCGTCATTATTTACATCAAAAATAAGGCTTTGTGTTTTGTATTTTCCCTTAAATTCTGTGTGAATCCACTCTGTATTTAAGTCCCCAATCCAAACATTCCATCCTTCTTTCTCTTGATTTTTTAACAGGTATTCTATTAAAAAATAAGAAGAACGTCCTGCTCCTAGCAATAGTATTTTTTTTTGCATATTAATAAAAATAAATGAGATTTAATATTCTAAATAGTGCATGTGTGCTTTTAAATGATCTATAGATTTTGTGATGTGGTTCATGTATTTTTTGAGTTCTAACTCTAATAGAATTTCTTCCTCATCGCCGCTTGCCTCACCAATGTCATTATTTTTCTTGTCTCTATCCACTTCTCTTTTATTGGAGCATTCTTTTTTGAGTGTTCTGATAAAATTTTTAGAATTGTATTCTTTTTCTACTTTTTTTATTTCTAAAAGAATCTTTTCAATTTTTTTATCGAGAGATTCATTATATTTTTCTTCCAATTTAAAAAAAAGCATACTATCGTATTTATGAATAGAAATAAGCGTTTTTTCTAACTCTGTTTGATATTTCTTATTATTACAATAATTTCCTACACCTGCTACTGTTGATAATTCTTTTGAATATTGGGTATCCCAATTTTCTACTATTTTTTCAAAGTTCTCTCGTATTTTTGAAAAATCACTTTCTTTTCCCTGTGCAAATGCACAATTACAAACCCCTACATAAAAAATAAAAAAAACTACTTTTCTCTTTTGGTAAAACATAAAAATGAATGGTAATTGGTTAAAGTATACTATATATAGAACGG
Encoded proteins:
- a CDS encoding TonB-dependent receptor, encoding MNNKKTMLPFLKKKLIFFFLFLNTQMVLAQDSVYNNYTKKLDGVVITATKNEKSIDNITIPVHLISKLQIQKNGFLRLTDVLTEQTGLVIVPQVNGQGNGIQIQGMDPAYTLILVDGEPLIGRNTGGLELNRVTVGNIQQIEIIKGPSSSLYGSEALAGVINIITESPQNKQLHLYGRYGTNNTADITGQWGFTKKKHAFSLFSNYYSTNGYRLFADSLGKTVSPFFNYTITSKWNYQIARNIQFKLSARWFAEQQTFDYSVVSQNKNINSFGKGTINDVNINTTLFWNVTSLFKMTYRFYITRYETNTRLDTGNIQRTSFYEDAFSQYFIRPEVNAEYFFNKKHTTTLGAGNVSEIVQTSRYGAGENKTQETSYIFIQHEWDPFVPWKLVFGLRYDHNSLYRGQLSPKISSQIQLHKKISIKASFGVGFKAPDFRQTYFNFNNMAAGYSILGTQVASEILQDLQSKGQISQFFYDIALLQDLKPEQSYAFNAGITLKPNQKISIDAHFFHNDLHNLIETQIIAYTKDAHPIYTYNNISKVYTQGIEINTQYSFFKNFQISAGYQLLIAKDKNVLQKIENKEIYYRIPETKAVAQLQTNDYWGLYNRSRHQGNIKMVYENKKTKTDVSLRFLFRGKYGIPPLQGNIAGRTIPTSDITGNGVLDNYDIFVKAYFLTNFSASQRINKYIKIQAGVENIFDYKDPLYIPNIPGRLYYISLFTDIF
- a CDS encoding pyridoxine 5'-phosphate synthase codes for the protein MTKLSVNINKIATLRNARGGNNPDLIAVARDCERFGADGITVHPRPDERHIRYSDVLELQKHTRIEFNIEGYPSERFLDLVLQVKPHQVTLVPDPPDAITSNAGWDTLENKEFLIPIITRLKDAKIRTSLFVDPLETMVKGAAAIGTDRIELYTERYAHFFIQDKYNAIKPYKVASEMAKKLGIQINAGHDLNLQNLHFLVTEIPFIQEVSIGHALICDALYLGLENTIALYLNQLQK
- a CDS encoding carbon-nitrogen hydrolase, producing MKIGTVQTFFAQDTSTNTTSVIKKIRQCASEGAELVILSELHNSRYFCQCEDVRYFSLAETIPGASTTLFGKVAKELSIVIVLSLFEKRAPGLYHNTAVVLEKTGEIQGIYRKMHIPDDPGFYEKFYFTPGDTGFTPIKTSVGNLGVLICWDQWYPEAARLMTLAGADMLIYPTAIGWDKNDSLEEQKRQQEAWITIQRSHAIANGIPVISVNRVGKEEDESKRTSGIVFWGNSMVVGAQGELLYTADSSKEAIHVIDIDTQRTSEVRNIWPFLRDRRIDAYNDILKRWIEKRNDEL
- a CDS encoding YicC/YloC family endoribonuclease, whose product is MIESMTGFGSSLKETEEYKIQIEIRTINSRSLDISLKTPSEFIEYETEIRNIISIFLERGKIHFNIFYTSKGPIGTHVKIDEELFKYYYSNIKSIATSLNETHTPVFAEIIKLPNVIKFIESEHKKKIPKEEFFILCKQALQECKEHRIKEGSSINEKINQSLQKIDDALENVEKLDGMRLQDIRQKITQKITQVIPSEKINQDRLEQEMIYYLEKLDITEEKSRLSQHIHFFKEVQGQNTSQGKKLSFISQEIGREINTMSSKANDYKIQHSVVEMKDEVEKIKEQLLNII
- the nqrF gene encoding NADH:ubiquinone reductase (Na(+)-transporting) subunit F, producing MIFIIITSILSFTITILLLIGLLLVAHANLVQQGNVKIIINGKKEEAIVVPAGSSLLSALGNQKIFLPSACGGGGTCAMCRCKVLDGGGDILPTEQGHLSRSEQKNHMRLACQVKVKNDLNIEIPEEIFGIKKWKCEVVSNYNVSTFIKEFVVKLPENEHLEFESGGYIQIDVPPTYVDFKNIDITPHPDLKHDSKIYQSDWDKFKMWDLKMANKEPLFRAYSMANHPAEGNKIMLNIRINTPPWDRATNNWKGVNPGICSSYIFSRKPGDLVDISGPYGEFFIQPTQREMVYVGGGAGMAPLRSHIFHLFHTEKTKRKVSYWYGGRSKRELFYTEHFRKIEKEFPHFKFYIGLSEPLEEDNWKIKKSLDDTTGDGYIGFIHKVLYDNYLSKHNEVEDIEYYLCGPPMMNSAVLKMLDDMGVPKENIRFDDFGN
- a CDS encoding alpha/beta fold hydrolase, coding for MEPLFFRSIGTGKPIIILHGLFGSSDNWLTVTKPLLDHNYQLIIPDMRNHGQSFHHTEHTIESMAGDIFRLISDQSISFPHIIGHSMGGKVAMRFALDFPKLLDKLIVVDMTPRKYAIQHYATIDALKSIDLQTLDSRKTADDILSRFLFDVKVRQFLLKNIYFKENRFQWKLNIEALEKHLDNMSAALPFSGPFPNPTLFLRGELSDYVRDEDIAHIQTMFLDATIKTIEGADHWIHATKPEEFIKEILLFLNSQ
- a CDS encoding RluA family pseudouridine synthase — its product is MENIFLSDEEEEKEDIFVHHTIKVDPSQSPIRIDKYLMGRLKNVTRNKVQDGIKTEFVKVNGFPIKANYKVRPADIITVSFPEPPRLKDVIPENIPLSIVYEDEYLLIINKPAGMVVHPAYNNWSGTLVNALVYYFQNLPQMQNNEGRPGLVHRIDKDTSGLLVIAKTEESMNFLAKQFFTHQIERTYWALVWGVPDTPKGTIDIHLGRSMKDRRITTAFPDGDFGKKAITHYEVLKDLRYVSLLQCNLETGRTHQIRAHLKFLGHPIFNDALYGGSEILKGTVFSKYKQFVENCFQIIPRQSLHAKTLGFIHPITHEKMFFESEIPNDFASVLQKWEKYVIHTQ